From a single Gadus morhua chromosome 3, gadMor3.0, whole genome shotgun sequence genomic region:
- the exosc9 gene encoding exosome complex component RRP45, translated as MRDTPLSNCERDFLLKAIEEKKRLDGRQTYDYRKIKITFGTDYGCCFVDLGKTRVMAQVSCELVTPKESRPNEGIMFFNLELSPMASPAFELGRSSELLVKLNRQLERCLRNSRCIDTESLCVVSGEKVWQIRVDVHMLNHDGNLMDATSIAAIAALSHFKRPDVGIQGDVVTVYSAQERDPIALSIYHMPICVSFSFFQQGTYLLVDPCEREERVMDGLLMIAMNKHREICSIQSSGGIMLLKEQVLRCSKIASVKVSEITDLIAKALENDKKARKEGRKCGFAESMPQERITALKNLETTVEMTDLTKQASDIVEGVETPAEMALSPVVPAPGVGQVGAGLQNAWGLEDEEDEEEEVDGDEPEVTIVAEKRGNKKKGERPVVIISDSEEEEVVILNPESS; from the exons ATGAGAGACACACCGTTATCTAACTGTGAGCGGGATTTCCTGCTCAAAGCTATTGAGGAGAAAAAG CGTTTGGATGGAAGGCAGACGTACGACTACAGAAAAATCAAGATAACATTTGGAACTGACTATGGGTGCTGCTTTGTGGACTTGGGGAAGACGAG AGTCATGGCCCAGGTGTCGTGTGAACTCGTGACCCCGAAGGAGAGCAGGCCAAACGAGGGCATCATGTTCTTTAACTTAGAACTGTCCCCGATGGCCTCGCCAGCGTTTGAACTGGGCAG gTCATCTGAGCTCTTAGTGAAGCTGAACAGACAGTTGGAGAGATGCCTTAGGAACTCCAGATGCATCGACACTGAGTCCCTTTGTGTGGTGTCTGGAGAAAag GTTTGGCAGATCAGAGTGGACGTTCACATGCTGAACCACGACGGCAACCTGATGGATGCCACCAGTATAGCCGCCATCGCTGCCCTCTCCCACTTCAAACGGCCTGATGTTGGCATCCAGGGGGACGTAGTGACAGTG TATAGTGCCCAAGAGAGGGATCCGATCGCGCTCAGCATTTACCACATGCCCATCTGCGTCAGCTTCTCATTCTTCCAGCAGGG gaccTACCTGCTGGTTGACCCGTGCGAGCGCGAGGAGCGGGTTATGGACGGCCTGCTGATGATCGCCATGAACAAACACCGAGAGATCTGCTCCATCCAGTCCAGTGGCGGCATCATGCTGCTCAAGGAACAG GTTCTGCGATGCAGCAAGATCGCCAGCGTCAAAGTGTCAGAGATCACAGACCTGATCGCGAAGGCCTTGGAGAACGACAAGAAAGCCAG GAAGGAGGGTCGTAAATGTGGCTTTGCGGAGTCTATGCCCCAGGAGCGAATCACGGCTCTGAAAAACTTAGAGACCACGGTGGAAATGACAGACCTCACCAAACAGGCCAGCGACATTGTGGAGGGTGTAGAGACACCGGCAGAGAT GGCGCTTTCCCCTGTCGTGCCCGCCCCAGGCGTTGGCCAGGTCGGTGCAGGCCTTCAGAATGCTTGGGGGCTtgaagatgaggaagatgaggaagaggaggtagacGGGGACGAACCAGAAGTGACCATTGTGGCAGAGAAGAGAGGCAACAAGAAAAAAGGAGAAA GACCTGTGGTGATCATAtcggacagtgaggaggaggaagtggttaTTCTGAATCCAGAGTCGTCTTAA
- the clgn gene encoding calmegin gives MKLGRSWLWCCLLLSSLAVTALGARDEEEPEADFPVSDAEDQVSDEDEIMAMMEEEEEEDEAMVEEEEDTVLADNEAAEEAEEKEAVKSKVSFQVTYKTPIPTGEVYFAETFDDGSLDRWQVSKTMKDDADEDIAKYDGKWAVEQLKENIVPGDKGLVLKSRAKHHAIAALLAKPFVFEDEPLVLQYEVNFQDGIDCGGAYIKLLSDSPSLNLEQFNDRTPYTIMFGPDKCGEDYKLHFIFRHQNPLNKDLEEKHAKRADVDLKKIYMDKKTHLYTLVLNPDNSYELFIDQSSVSRGSLLHDVVPPVNPPKEIDDPKDSKPEDWDERAKIPDPEAIKPEDWDEEAPAKIQDPDALKPEGWLDEEPEFVSDPSAEKPEDWDEEMDGEWEAPQIPNPACATAPGCGHWKSPTVNNPLYKGKWKAPLVDNPNYQGVWSPKKILNPEFFEDLQPFRMRSFRAVGLELWSMTSDIYFDNFIVTSHKEVADRWAADSWGLKKLVASANEPGVFAQLMLAAEERPWLWVIYILTVGLPVGLAVLFCWPKKPEDEYAYKKTDRPRPDIEEEEEEEEEDEEEEEEEGTAAAEEGEKAAQASANETAPPADVTEAVEEEEEEEEEEEEEEEEEEEEEDSAAAGDSQGENDDEEEEEGKAQAGATEEPQKEAGDGGTNKQAVRKRRVRKE, from the exons atgAAGTTGGGAAGGAGCTGGCTGTGGTGttgtctgctcctctcctcgctGGCTGTGACGGCATTAGGAGCCCGCGACGAGGAGGAGCCTGAGGCAGACTTCCCCGTCTCGGACGCGGAGGACCAGGTCAGCGATGAGGATGAGATAATGgccatgatggaggaggaggaggaggaggatgaggccatggtggaggaggaagaggacaccGTCCTGGCAGACAATGAGGCAGCAGAGGAGGCAGAAGAAAAGGAGGCCGTAAAGTCCAAAGTCTCCTTCCAG GTGACGTATAAGACTCCCATTCCGACTGGGGAGGTGTACTTTGCAGAGACCTTTGACGATGGTTCATTGGACAG ATGGCAGGTTTCAAAGACGATGAAGGACGACGCCGATGAAGACATCGCGAAATACGATG GGAAGTGGGCAGTCGAGCAGCTGAAGGAGAACATCGTACCTGGAGACAAGGGCCTGGTGCTCAAGTCCCGCGCCAAACATCACGCCATCGCCGCCCTGCTGgccaaacccttcgtcttcgAGGACGAACCTCTGGTCTTGCA GTATGAGGTGAACTTCCAGGACGGGATCGACTGTGGAGGAGCGTACATCAAGCTGCTCTCTGACAGCCCCAGCCTCAACCTG GAGCAGTTCAACGACCGCACGCCCTACACCATCATGTTCGGGCCGGACAAGTGTGGCGAGGACTACAAGCTGCACTTCATCTTCCGCCACCAGAACCCCCTGAACAAAGACCTGGAGGAGAAGCACGCCAAGCGGGCCGATGTGGACCTCAAGAAGATCTACATGGACAAGAAGACTCACCTGTACACCCTGG tgcTGAACCCGGACAACAGCTACGAGCTGTTCATCGACCAGTCCAGCGTGAGCCGCGGCAGCCTGCTCCACGACGTGGTCCCGCCCGTCAACCCGCCCAAGGAGATCGACGACCCCAAGGACTCCAAGCCCGAGGACTGGGACGAGAGGGCCAAGATCCCTGACCCGGAGGCCATCAAACCCGAGgactg GGACGAGGAGGCCCCTGCTAAGATCCAGGACCCCGATGCCCTGAAGCCTGAGGGTTGGCTGGACGAGGAGCCAGAGTTTGTGTCGGACCCCAGCGCTGAGAAACCCGAGGACTG GGACGAGGAGATGGACGGGGAGTGGGAGGCGCCCCAGATCCCCAACCCGGCGTGTGCGACGGCCCCCGGCTGCGGCCACTGGAAGTCCCCCACCGTCAACAACCCCCTGTACAAGGGCAAGTGGAAGGCCCCGCTGGTGGACAACCCAAACTACCAG ggAGTGTGGAGCCCCAAGAAGATCCTGAACCCCGAGTTCTTCGAGGACCTGCAGCCCTTCAGGATGAGGTCCTTCCGGGCGGTGGGCCTGGAGCTCTGGTCCATGACGTCGGACATCTACTTCGACAACTTCATCGTCACCTCGCACAAGGAGGTGGCGGACCGCTGGGCGGCCGACAGCTGGGGCCTGAAGAAGCTGGTGGCCAGCGCCAACGAG cCCGGGGTGTTTGCCCAGCTGATGTTGGCAGCAGAGGAGCGCCCCTGGCTCTGGGTGATCTACATCCTCACCGTGGGCCTGCCCGTAGGACTGGCCGTGCTCTTCTGCTGGCCCAAG AAACCTGAAGACGAGTACGCATACAAGAAGACGGATCGGCCCCGTCCCGAcatagaggaggaagaggaggaggaggaggaggacgaagaggaggaggaggaggagggcaccgctgcagcagaggaaggggagaaggcTGCCCAGGCCTCGGCTAATGAGACGGCCCCACCTGCAG ATGTGACGGAGgcagtggaggaagaggaagaggaggaggaggaggaggaggaagaagaggaggaggaggaggaagaagaggatagTGCAGCGGCAGGAGACAGCCAGGGAGAAAAtgatgacgaagaggaggaggagggcaaggCTCAGGCAGGGGCAACAGAAGAG CCCCAGAAAGAGGCCGGCGATGGGGGCACGAACAAGCAggcggtgaggaagaggagggtacgGAAAGAGTGA
- the scoca gene encoding short coiled-coil protein A isoform X1, which produces MEGEGDEKDESFTNVSLAEDSADSGTAALYSKQDEIFTMNCDMDGDMENQVEMEEKTRLINQVLELQHTLEDLSARVDAVKEENLKLKSENQVLGQYIENLMSASSVFQTTDTKSKRK; this is translated from the exons atggagggagaaggagacgaGAAGGACGAGTCTTTTACCAACGTCTCCTTGGCCGAGGACTCCG CGGACAGTGGAACCGCAGCCCTGTATTCCAAACAGGACGAGATCTTCACCATGAATTGCGACATGGATG GAGACATGGAGAACCAGGttgagatggaggagaagacCAGGCTCATCAATCAGGTTCTGGAACTCCAGCATACCTTGGAAG ATCTGTCCGCGCGGGTGGACGCCGTCAAGGAGGAGAACCTGAAGCTGAAGTCGGAGAACCAGGTCCTGGGCCAGTACATCGAGAACCTCATGTCTGCCTCCAGCGTCTTCCAGACCACAGACACCAAGAGCAAACGAAAGTAA
- the scoca gene encoding short coiled-coil protein A isoform X2 produces MNCDMDGDMENQVEMEEKTRLINQVLELQHTLEDLSARVDAVKEENLKLKSENQVLGQYIENLMSASSVFQTTDTKSKRK; encoded by the exons ATGAATTGCGACATGGATG GAGACATGGAGAACCAGGttgagatggaggagaagacCAGGCTCATCAATCAGGTTCTGGAACTCCAGCATACCTTGGAAG ATCTGTCCGCGCGGGTGGACGCCGTCAAGGAGGAGAACCTGAAGCTGAAGTCGGAGAACCAGGTCCTGGGCCAGTACATCGAGAACCTCATGTCTGCCTCCAGCGTCTTCCAGACCACAGACACCAAGAGCAAACGAAAGTAA